From one Paenibacillus sp. FSL K6-1330 genomic stretch:
- a CDS encoding manganese-dependent inorganic pyrophosphatase yields the protein MAKTLIFGHKNPDTDTICSAIAYADLKNQLGLSAEPVRLGDVNGETQYALDYFKVEAPRFVETVANEAQDVILVDHNERQQSASDIDQVRVIEVIDHHRIANFETSHPLYYRAEPVGCTATILNKIYKEKGVAVRKEIAGLMLSAIISDSLLFKSPTCTDEDIAAARELAEIAGVDADSYGLEMLKAGADLSDKTIAQLISLDAKEFQMGGAKVEIAQVNAVDTNDVLSRQAELEDAIQGIIADKNLDLFVFVVTDILNNDSIALALGKESKAVEKAYNVSLSENKALLKGVVSRKSQIVPVLTEAFNQ from the coding sequence ATGGCAAAAACATTAATTTTTGGACACAAAAATCCGGATACGGACACGATCTGCTCTGCTATTGCTTATGCTGATTTGAAGAACCAGCTTGGCCTTTCCGCCGAGCCCGTACGTCTTGGTGACGTTAACGGTGAAACGCAATATGCGCTCGATTACTTTAAGGTAGAAGCGCCGCGGTTCGTTGAGACGGTTGCGAATGAAGCCCAAGACGTTATTCTCGTGGATCATAACGAGCGTCAGCAAAGTGCAAGCGACATTGATCAGGTTCGCGTAATTGAGGTTATCGATCATCACCGTATCGCGAATTTTGAGACAAGTCACCCGTTATACTACCGTGCTGAGCCTGTTGGCTGCACAGCCACCATTCTGAACAAGATTTACAAGGAAAAAGGCGTAGCCGTTCGTAAAGAAATTGCTGGCCTGATGCTGTCCGCCATCATCTCGGACTCCTTGTTGTTCAAATCCCCAACCTGCACGGACGAAGATATCGCAGCAGCTCGCGAGCTGGCTGAGATCGCTGGCGTGGATGCAGACAGCTATGGGCTCGAGATGCTCAAGGCAGGCGCCGATCTGAGCGACAAAACCATCGCGCAATTGATCTCCCTGGATGCCAAGGAATTCCAAATGGGCGGAGCTAAAGTGGAAATCGCACAGGTTAACGCGGTTGATACCAATGATGTATTGTCCCGTCAAGCCGAACTCGAAGATGCGATTCAAGGGATTATCGCTGACAAAAACCTTGATCTGTTCGTCTTCGTCGTGACAGATATTCTGAACAACGATTCAATCGCTCTTGCACTCGGTAAAGAGTCCAAAGCCGTTGAGAAAGCATACAATGTGTCTCTGTCGGAGAACAAGGCTCTGCTTAAAGGCGTGGTTTCCCGCAAATCGCAGATCGTTCCTGTTCTGACTGAAGCATTCAATCAATAA
- a CDS encoding FAD-binding protein encodes MTLHTSAIDRLCKRNVELSAFSTYGIGGSANYLAMPETANDLADLLQDCRKRGMPWYIFGMGSNILFPDEPNHDLVFISLKNLVDLRVSGDKWYVSSGAPMSLLSLMGLMGGTDLLDFTFLLPGCVGAGIYMNAKYNARQICDILDTVYYIDTMDSSLKVQSISVADCLFAYKQSIFQQHPWIIVGADLNIPVSSEEQISMTSELLTEWKTRGSHPSSLPSFFSFFLGEVHALAGRGIETPQSMLDIIKYRTSKRHFDYPSCGSVFKNNYDYGVAVGSLVDQLNMKGTEYGGAIISPHHGNMILNQKHAKATDILYLMNLISESINNHFGFVPEPEIVLV; translated from the coding sequence ATGACTTTACATACATCTGCTATCGACCGATTGTGCAAGCGCAATGTGGAGCTGTCTGCTTTTTCTACGTATGGGATCGGCGGTTCAGCCAATTATCTGGCCATGCCTGAAACGGCAAATGACCTGGCGGATCTGCTGCAGGACTGCAGGAAACGCGGGATGCCATGGTACATCTTCGGGATGGGCTCCAATATCCTGTTCCCGGATGAACCGAACCATGATCTGGTGTTTATATCGCTCAAAAACCTGGTGGATCTTCGGGTGTCAGGAGATAAATGGTACGTTTCATCCGGCGCGCCCATGTCGCTACTGTCCTTGATGGGTTTAATGGGGGGGACGGATTTGCTCGACTTTACTTTTTTGCTGCCAGGCTGCGTAGGGGCCGGCATCTATATGAACGCCAAATATAATGCGCGCCAAATCTGCGATATTCTGGACACGGTTTATTATATCGATACAATGGATTCGAGCTTAAAGGTACAGTCCATTTCCGTGGCGGACTGTTTATTTGCATACAAGCAATCCATCTTCCAGCAGCACCCTTGGATCATAGTAGGCGCCGATCTCAATATTCCGGTCAGCTCGGAGGAGCAGATCAGCATGACGTCCGAACTGCTTACAGAATGGAAGACCCGCGGCAGCCATCCATCATCCTTGCCGTCCTTTTTCTCATTCTTCCTGGGCGAGGTGCACGCATTGGCAGGAAGAGGAATCGAGACGCCGCAGTCAATGCTTGACATCATCAAGTACCGGACGAGTAAACGCCATTTCGATTACCCGTCCTGCGGTTCCGTATTCAAAAATAATTATGATTATGGGGTAGCCGTCGGCTCGCTCGTGGATCAGCTGAATATGAAAGGAACCGAATATGGCGGCGCGATCATTTCTCCGCATCACGGTAACATGATTCTGAACCAGAAGCATGCCAAGGCAACCGACATTCTGTACTTGATGAATCTGATCTCGGAGTCGATTAACAACCATTTTGGATTCGTTCCGGAACCGGAAATTGTATTGGTATAA